GGCTTCGATCGACTCCGCCAGCTCCTTGCGGATCGTGCCCGGCTCGGCGTTCTCGGGGTTGGTCGCGCCCATGATGTCGCGATTGCGCTTCACTGCGTCCTCGCCCTCGAGCACCTGGACCACGACCGGGCCCGAGATCATGAAGCTGACGAGGTCGTTGAAGAAGGGACGCTCGCGGTGAACGCCGTAGAAGCCCTCGGCCTGCTCGCGGGTCATGTGGATGCGCTTGGAGGCGACGACGCGAAGGCCGGCTTCCTCGAGCATCTTGGTGACGGCGCCGGTCAGGTTGCGGCGGGTGGCATCGGGCTTGATGATCGAGAAGGTGCGCGTGACGGCCACGGGAAAACTCCGGTTTCTGAGGGTTGGATTGGGTCGGAAATCGCGCGGCTCTCTACGGTCGGAGCGCGAGCGACGCAAGGCTCAGCCCTTGTTGACCCAGCGCCCGTCCTCGCGCGCCCAGTAGAAGCGTTCGACGCCCTCGCGCCCCGAAAGCAGTTTCCAGGCGAGGCGGGCGTCGGCGAGGCCGTCGTCGTCGAACAGGTGGAAGGCGCGCTCGTAGGTCAGCGCGGCTTCGCGCCACTGGCCGTCGGCGACAAGGAGGTTGCGGGCCTGGTTGACCGGATCGGGGGTGGTCGAGAGGAGGATCGGCTGGCGGCTATCGTCGGCGCTGCCCGCGATCCCGTGGGCGAGGAAGGCGGTCGCCCCCTCGTCCCACAACAGCCGGTCGAGCCGCGCGAGCTGGTTCTCGTCGTCCATCACGACCAGCAGCCGCTCGCCGCTGTCGAGGACCTTGCCCGCCAGCGTCGCGACGACCTCGTGCACGGGCGCACCGGCGAGCTGGTAGAAATCGACCCTCATGGGCTCTTCAACCCCTACCCGCCGGCAATCTCACTCCGCGACCATCTCCACCCAGCGGTCGAGAAGGCGGACGCCGAAGCCGGTCGCGCCCTTGTCGTGGGTCGCGCCAGGCTTGTCCGACCAGACGGTGCCGGCGATGTCGAGGTGGGCCCATTCATTGCCCTCCTCGACGAAGCGCTGGAGGAACTGGGCGGCGGTGATCGAGCCGCCCTCGCGCGGGCCGACGTTCTTGATGTCGGCGATCGGGCTGTCGATCAGCCGGTCGTAGGCTTCGCCGAGCGGCATCCGCCACAGCTTGTCGCCGGTCTCCTGCCCCGCCGCGACCAGTTCGCCGGCGAGCCCGTCGGCGTTGGAGAAGATGCCGGCATATTCGTGACCGAGGCTGACCAGCATCGCGCCGGTCAGGGTTGCGAGGTCGACCATCTTCTTCACGCCGAGCTCGCGCTGGGCATAGGTAAGGACGTCGGCGAGCACGAGGCGACCCTCGGCGTCGGTGTTGATGACCTCGATCGTCTGGCCGTTCATCGAGGTAACGACGTCGCCCGGCCGGGTCGCGGCGCCCGAGGGCATGTTCTCGACGAGACCGCACAGGCCGACGATATTGGCCTTGGCCTTGCGCCCCGCGATGGCGATCATCGCGCCGGCGACCGCGCCGGCACCGCCCATGTCCCACTTCATCGATTCCATGCCGGCGGCGGGCTTGATCGAGATGCCACCGGTGTCGAAGGTCACGCCCTTGCCGATCAGCGCGACCGGCGTTTCGCCCTCGGCGCCGCCGTTCCAGCGCATGACGAGCAGGCGCGGCTCGCGGATCGTGCCTTGATTGACGCACAGGAGCGAGCCCATGCCGAGCTTCTCCATCTCGGCCTGGCCGAGCGCCTCGACGACGAGGCCGGTGCCCTCGGCGGCCTTCTTCACGCGCTCGACGAAGGTCTCGGCGTAGATGATGTTGGCGGGCTCGGTGACGAGCTCGCGGGTGAACTTCAGGCCTTCAAGCACCGCGGCGTAGCGCGAGTTCCAGCGGTCCTGCGTGCCGGCGGGCGCGCCGACGATCATCAGTTCCTCGAGGCTGACCTTCTGCTTGTCCTTGAGGCGGGTGCGGTAGCGGTCGTAGCGCCAGCCGCGCGCGGCGGCCCCGAGCACCAGCCGCGCCGCCGCATCGGCATCGAAGCGGCTGCCGTTCAGGTCGATCACCAGCGTCTTTTCACCCGAGGTCAGCAGCCGGCCGACCGCAGCGCCGCCGAGCTTCTCGGCCGCGGGACCGTCCGAGGCCTTGCCGGTGCCGATCAGGAGCAGGCGGCGGACCTGGCTTCCACCCGTGCCGCCGATCCAGGTTTCGGCCACCGCACCGGCCTCGCCCTCGAAGCGCTGGCCACGCGCCGCCGCCTCGACCGCGGCCCGGCCTTCGCCGAGCGACGCAAGGTTGCCACGCTCCGGGCCGGCGACGGGAATGGCGAGGGCATAGGCACCGGTGGGAAGCTGGTCGGCGAAACGGATCTGCATGGGGCTACTCGCGAAGGGGCAAGGACTGGTTCGCCTGACATCTAGGCGCGCGCCCCCCGCGCGCCAACCCCGTTGCCCCACGCCACCCAAGCTGCAATAGGCGGCGCTTCGGCAAACGGTTTTAGCAAGCGGCAAGGCGGACAGGCGAAGTGCGAAACGGCGTCATGGGCTGGACAGCGCTCCCGCTGATCCTCGCGCTGTCGGCGCCGGCGCTTGCCCAGGAAAGCGCGCCCGCGGCCACGCCGGCCCCTGCCCCGGCTCCCTCTCCAGCCGCGATCGTTCCGGTCGCCGCCCCCGCGACCGACGAGGACATCACCTTCAGCGCCGACAGCGTCGCCTATGACAACGAGGCCGAAGTCGTCACCGCGAGCGGGCAGGTGCGCGTCAACCGCCAGGGCACCTTCGTCGCCGCCGACCAGGTCCGCTGGGACCGCAAGACGGGCGAGGTCGTCGCGACCGGCAATGTCGTGGTGGTCCAGCCGGCGGGCGACAAGCTCGTCACCGAGCGCGCGGTCCTGAGCGACGACCTGCGCGACGCGACGGTCGAGAACCTCCTCGTCGTGCTCGAGAGCGGCGGACGCATCGCCGCCGACCGCGCGGTCCGAACCGACCGGGTGACCACGCTCTCGAACGCGGTCTACAGCGCCTGCGCGGTGACCACGGCGAGCGGCTGCCCCAAGAAGCCGAGCTGGCAGATCCTCGCCGCGCGGGTCCGCTACGACGAGCAGTCGCAGTCGATCCGGTTCGAGCGCGGGCGGCTGCAGCTGTTCGGGGTCCAGATTCCGCTGCTGCCGGTGTTCGCCATCGGCACCGGGTCCAACTCGCAGGGCTATAGCGGCTTCCTCGCGCCCGAGATCCGCTACAGCCGCCGCCGCGGGGTCGAGCTCGGCACGCCCTATCACCGCAGT
This genomic window from Sphingomonas rosea contains:
- the ndk gene encoding nucleoside-diphosphate kinase; translated protein: MAVTRTFSIIKPDATRRNLTGAVTKMLEEAGLRVVASKRIHMTREQAEGFYGVHRERPFFNDLVSFMISGPVVVQVLEGEDAVKRNRDIMGATNPENAEPGTIRKELAESIEANSVHGSDSDENAKTEISFFFSDDEIVG
- a CDS encoding DNA polymerase III subunit chi, with protein sequence MRVDFYQLAGAPVHEVVATLAGKVLDSGERLLVVMDDENQLARLDRLLWDEGATAFLAHGIAGSADDSRQPILLSTTPDPVNQARNLLVADGQWREAALTYERAFHLFDDDGLADARLAWKLLSGREGVERFYWAREDGRWVNKG
- a CDS encoding leucyl aminopeptidase; protein product: MQIRFADQLPTGAYALAIPVAGPERGNLASLGEGRAAVEAAARGQRFEGEAGAVAETWIGGTGGSQVRRLLLIGTGKASDGPAAEKLGGAAVGRLLTSGEKTLVIDLNGSRFDADAAARLVLGAAARGWRYDRYRTRLKDKQKVSLEELMIVGAPAGTQDRWNSRYAAVLEGLKFTRELVTEPANIIYAETFVERVKKAAEGTGLVVEALGQAEMEKLGMGSLLCVNQGTIREPRLLVMRWNGGAEGETPVALIGKGVTFDTGGISIKPAAGMESMKWDMGGAGAVAGAMIAIAGRKAKANIVGLCGLVENMPSGAATRPGDVVTSMNGQTIEVINTDAEGRLVLADVLTYAQRELGVKKMVDLATLTGAMLVSLGHEYAGIFSNADGLAGELVAAGQETGDKLWRMPLGEAYDRLIDSPIADIKNVGPREGGSITAAQFLQRFVEEGNEWAHLDIAGTVWSDKPGATHDKGATGFGVRLLDRWVEMVAE